GCGGCTGCGTCAGTCCGGTGCATCCGCCGCCGGCGTAGTCGCGACCGGCGACACCCAGCCAGGCCACTCCCCCGCCGTCGACGCCCAACGTCAGGTGCCCGACGTCGTACGCCGACGCACCGATCAGGTTGCCGAGCACCAGCCGCGTTCGCCCGAGCGTGTCGGTGCCGCAGCGGTCGAGCATCCCCTCGCCCTGCTCGACGGCGTCGTCGAAGCAGGGCGATGAGCCGCACGGCCCGTCGGGACCGGTCGCCGCGGCGTCGGTGTCGAGGTTGAGCTCCTCGGAGTCCTCGACCAGCAGGAAGCGGATCGCGAGGTCGTCGTTGTAGATCTGGTTGAGCCGGGTCACCAGCGCGACCTTCGCGGCCAGCACGTTCTCGCTGCCCCAGTAGTCCGCGTACGTCGGGTCGTTCAGCAGCGCCAGCCGGTACGTCCGCCGCACCACCTCACCCGCAGGTGGTCGAGCAGCGAAGGCCGTCTCACGGCCTGAGCGAGCGTCGGGACCACTACCGCGGCCTTGTGGGACGAGGACGTCCGCCGGTGGTCGAGCAGCGAGGGCCGTCTGACGGCCTGAGCGAGCGTCGAGACCACCCACCGCAACGAGGTGCCGAGATCCCCCAGAGGTGCCGGCGGGCTCGACCAACCACTCCCGGGACCCGCGCACGGACGCCGACACTCCGAGCGGGGTCACGGCGACGGACACGGTCGTGGCGGGGTCCTCGACCGACCTACCGGAGTAGGCCACCAGGTCCGGGTGCCGAGCAGCCAGCGCCGGCTCCATCACCTCGACCGGCTCGACCTCGAACCCGACCACGTCCCCACCGGGCGCAGGCAGCTCGAGCACGTTGCGCCGAAGCTCCCGCTTCACCGCCCGCCGATCGACCCGCACGAGCTCTGTGCCCCGCTGGTCGAGGTGCGAGCGCAGCGAGCCACGAGACCCCAGAACCTCAACCCCAGGTGGTCGAGCAGCGAGGAGCGCCAGCGACGAGCGAGCGTCGAGACCATCCTCCGCCAATCGAGCAGCGACCGCGCGACCTACGGGTGGTCGAGCAGCGACGAGCGCCAGCGAGGAGCGGGCGTCGAGACCACGGCTGCCTGCAGACTCAGGCCCAGCCGCAACCGCCGGCGCCCCAACGAGCGACCCGGCAAGGACAGCGACAACAAGTCGCCGCACGCTCAGCCCCCTAGCGCCCAGCGCCCGAACAGCGTGCCGGAGTCCTCCAGCAGCATGGTGAGCTCCAACGGCACGTTGATGGGCGCGCCCTCGGTGGTCCGCGGGTAGGCCCCCGCCACGAGCCGCGGCACGGTGGTGGCAGCGACCTCGTCGACGCATCCCTGGAAGACCATGTCGCGCGACAGGTGCGGCCCGCCTTCACAGAGCTGAGACATCCAGCCGCGCTCAGCGAGCGTGGCCTTCAGCTGGGGCAGGTCCACCCGGTGGGAGCCGAGCTCGAGGATGTGCTCGTCACCCAGGATCTCCCGTGCGGCCGGCAGCCCGTCGGAGCGGGAGCAGGTCGCGAGGTAGACCGACCCGGCCGGCGCTCCCTGGAGCGCCTCGGGCACCTGGGCCTTGCGCGACACCAGCACGATGGGTACGTCGGTGGGCGCGTACTTCTCGGCCTTGGCGGTGCCGGCTCCGACGATGATCACGTCGGCCAGGCCGCGCAGGGTCGAGAAGACCCGGTGGTCGGCGGCGTTATTGATCGAGGCGGTGCGCGCGTCGTCGCCGGTGGCGGAGCCGTCCACGGTGCTGACCATGCCGACCCTCAGCCAGGGTCGCCCGGCCGGCGGAGCGTAGAGCTCAGCCAGGTCGGCGTCGGTGATGTTCTCATTCGGCGCTGCGCCGGTCAGGACTCGCATCGTTACCTCGTCACCCGGTTGAAGACGGCGGGGTTTCCCGCTGCTCCCTAGGGTCGCACCCCGGCGTCACGCCGCGCCGCACCACCCCCGATCGAGGCGGTACAGACCAGCGGAGGGGCCCTTCCGGAGGACGAGGACCCCAGTGCTGCCAGGGCTCGCGAGGCCGCCCCCTCAGTGTTCAACCACGCGTAACACGGACGAGATGCACCGATGGGTGAAGAGAAGTAAAGTCAGGCATCGCGTCCGGTCGGGCGGACCGCGATCCAGCCCCTCATCGCCGAGGGGATCAGCACCACACGCACGCGCGGAAACATGGGACGAGCAGCGATGACCCTCCTGTCGGAGACCACCAGCCGATGGTCTGGCGCCCGCAGCCGTTACCTCCGTGCCCTGCCGATCACGGCGCTGGCCATCGACATCGCCATCATGGTCGGCATCGGCCTCGTCGCCATCGTCGGTCGGCGTGAGCTCGACATCTTCACCTCGTCGGCCGACGTCGAGAGCAGCGTGACCATCGCCGGCCCGCTGATCATCGCCGGCTGGATCGCCACGATCGCCCTCACCGGCGGGTACAAGCGGGATCTCTTCGGAGCTGGGACAGATGAGTACCGGCGGGTCTTCAACGCGAGCGTGATCGCGGCCGGCCTCTCTGGCGTCGGCTGCTACTTGGCCAAGTACGACCTCTCCCGCGGCTTCTTCCTCCTCGCGTTCGGTCTCGGCATCCCGTCGCTTCTGGTCGGTCGGTTGCTCCTGCGCCGCGCGGTCCAGCAGGCTCGTAAGCACGGTTCACTGCGCCAGCGGGTGCTGATCGCCGGTAGCCGCTCGCACGTGGACGAGATCGCTGCCGTGCTCCGCCGGGAGACGTGGCTCGGCTACGAGGTCGTCGGGGCGCTCACTCCGGAGTACGACCTTGCCGAGGAGACGGGGTCAGGAGTCCCTGTTCTCGGCAACACCACCGAGGCTACGCAGTTGGTCGCCCTCGCCGAGGCCGACGTCATCTTCTTCGCGGGAGGGTCCGTTGGTGCCTCCAGCCAGTTCAGGAGCTCGCTGTGGGAGCTCGAGCGCCACGACGTCCAAGTGGTGATCGCCCCGAGCGTCACCGACATCTCCGGCGAGCGCATCAACATCCGCCCCGTGGCGGGACTTCCGCTCATCCACATCGACCCGCCAACGTGGTCCGACGCTTCCCGCTGGGGCAAGCGGACCTTCGACCTCGTGGGCTCCGCCGTGCTGCTCGCGACCTTCCTGCCGCTTCTGCTCTTCATCGCCGTGCAGATCAAAGTGCATGATCGCGGCCCCGTGCTCTTCCACCAGACTCGGACCGGAAAAGACGGCCGCGAGTTCTCCTGCCTGAAGTTTCGGACGATGGTCGTAGACGCCGAGGCCAGGCTTGCTGCACTGCAGCAGGAGATCGGCTTCTCTGGAGGCCTGTTCAAGATGCACGACGACCCACGAGTGACAGCTCCGGGTCGATGGCTGCGGCGCTTCTCGCTGGACGAGCTGCCTCAGCTCATTAACGTCCTCCGCGGAGAGATGAGCTTGGTGGGTCCACGCCCCCCCCTTCCACACGAGGTCGAGACTTACGACGATCGCACGTCCCGACGCCTGCACGTGCGGCCGGGCATGACTGGCTTGTGGCAGGTTTCTGGACGCTCAGACCTCACTTGGGCAGAGACAGTCCGCCTCGACCTCTACTACGTGGACAACTGGTCGATGCTGCAGGACCTGTCGATTCTGGGCCGGACGATCTCAGCGGTCCTTGGCAGTAGAGGTGCGTACTAGGTGGGATGCTCACGAAGGCTGTCCACCCTGTTGTTGGGTGCGGTTTACCCGACATCCAATGGGGCCGGTGATCGCCGGGGCATGATGCAGCGGTAGGTGACACTGTCACCAAAGGCTCCACCACACCCAGCGCCGCCATTCCGCGCTCGGCCTTCAGACCCCAATCGAGTACGAGTATGCCTCACTCGCAGACACCTTTCCCGCCTGAGGACCCATCACCATTAATGGAAACCAGAATGTAGTCAGGTCAGCGTGTCAACCAGACTGGGGCCAGACCCCGCATCCGAGTGGCACAGCTCGGTGCAGCAGCCCCGGTGACCGGGCTACCGCGCTACTAGGGGCACTGCAGGGCGGCAGTTCCGGAGGTAGACGTACTTCTGATCCAGCCATCGAAGTGGCCAGGGTCGGGGCCGGCCCGCCTTGCCAACTCGACAGATCCCACGCGTGACGCTCCCGTCGAGCAGGCGATTCATGAGTCGCAATTCCCGCCGGTAGGCCCAAAGCCAACCCTGCCAGCCCGCCCGAGGCTGGCCGCGCCTCAGACTCTCAGGCGCTAGGATCTCGAGCGACGCGCCCGCCCATAGCGACAAACTCTTGGGATTGCGGACCCTCTCGTCACCGGCCAACGAGCGGGCAATGTACGGGTTTCAGTTCCACGCACTACGCGTTCAGCCTCCGCCAAAAGGCCTCGCGCCACATCGCGATCTGCTGCAAGGGGATCCTGAGTCCCACTGCCGTACCAGCAACGACTGCCTGAGCGATGGCCCGGTCCGTGATCCCGTCAGGCATGACGACCTGCAGACCGGTGTCGCGAGATATTTCGCGAGCCCTGTTGTCAATCGCCAAGACGGCGGCCGAACATCCCCTTTGCAGCGCTCGCACCCCAGCATGCAGGCGCGTACCGAAATAGTCGACGCCCGGGGTCAGGCATGAGTTCAGAGTGTCCAGACCCCAACCTACTTCAGTAACCCCCTCGACCTGAAGATCAGACCGGTAATAGACCAAGTCCTGCTCGGCCATTCCCACGAACAGGACACGCTCATAAAGACGCGCAAGGCTTCTGAGCATGCTTACGTCCCGAGCGGGATCGCGGTTGTAATCAGTCACCGTGGTGACAACCGTGTCGGGTCGACTTGTCACAGATGACGCACTGCTGCCGGCCAAGGACCACATCGTAGGACATCCGGTATTTACGACTTCGAAACCCAAGCGCCGAACCTTTTCCTCTGTGTAGGAGTCACGGACGGAGTGAAGAGCCGAGGGGTCCAAGATCCTCTTCAACAGTGCTCGAGAATAGCCGTTCGGGTCATCTTGATACTGCCACCATCCAACTCCGCAGAGAACAATCTTGCGCCTCATCGACCAAGCCAGATCCGGGGTCACGAGCCATTGGCGATTGATCTCCATGCGCGACTTCAGCATGTTCGATCCGCCAGCGACCAACAGGTCCGCCCTTCGAAGCTGAAGTACTTCACCCAGTGAAGGATGCCGATGCGTCGAATAAGACGGCCACTGATCACTGCCGAACTCAACCAGCTCTCGCCGGATGGCCTGCGTGATCACATGGTCACCCGCGTTCTCTGAATACTTTGAGACATCCAATAGACCTACTGTTCGCATGGCCTCATCCTATTCCAAAGACTGACGTTCCAGATGACTGCCCCCAGAGCCGTGCCGAAAGCCAGCCCCCATGCCGCGGACGCGGATGATCGAAAATAGATCAATAGGAGTGCGACCACAAGTGCACTGACTGTCACGACTGCTACTCTCACTACCACCAGCAGCCGTGGCATACCAAGTGCCTTCAGCGCAAGTCCTCCGAGAGTCCCGCTACCGAGAAGGACTGACTGGATGGCGAGAGGTGTAGACGTTTCCCGAACAATCGACTCTAAGTCGGGATCCAGGACACCCGCACACGCCCACACTAAAATCAACGAGACAGCGGACGCGCAGCTAGTGCCAAGACTTGCAATCGCCACGAACCTGAAGTAGCTACGCAGACTCAATCCCTCAGCCCACTTACGAAGTACCACGACCCTCACCCCGATAAGCGCAATCCCCGGGAGGGCGAAGAGCGACTGTGTTAGTCGTAGACCGGCAGCCGCCACTGATGGCAACAGCAATGAACTGACGAGCACGACAAGATGGCCATAACCCACCGAGGACAGGTAGTCAAGAGCGTAGGTGAGGCCCCGACGAATCGAGAAGGCCGAATCGAAAGGCGCGTCGCCATCACTGTCAAGCCAAGACGAGGCGCCGAAAATACCCCAAGTGCACGCGATAAGAACACCCGCTGAATAGCCAGCCGCAACGGCATCCGCCGATTGCGTCAACATCGCACTAACCCCCACCAGAGCAGGGGCCGCGGATGAGGAAGCCAACAGTCGAAGAACCTTCCCTGCAATGGCGAGTTGGACCCGTATCACCTCGTAGATACACGCTGGGGCTACCGAAGCGGCGATAATTCCAACAGGGACTTGGTCAAAGGCGAAGCCGATAGTCAGCATGACAGTCGCCCCCCCCAGTGCAATCTGGGCTAGCGCACGCCCACTCGGAAGTCCCCTAGCCCCGCGCACTAACCACTGATCGACGATGACCGTTGAGATCAAGCCACTCGTCAACTGCGTCGCCGTCAGGGCTAGAGCCATGAGGCCAAATGACTCTTGAGGGGCCACGAGCGCCAGACAAAGAAGCGTAAAGGCAGAGCGGAAGGACGTCAACACCTGGTCGACCAGAGGCGCCAACTTCCTCAAACTACACATCCGCCCGTCGAGTCATGACAAAGAGCGGGAAAACTAGAAAAAGGGCGATCCCGAAGTTCAACGCCAGATTGCCTCGGAAGGTTGTAAGAAGAAGCGCGGGCGTCGCGGCATAGGCCAACATGACAAAATCTGACCGACGGGATCTCGCGGTGAGGTAAAAGGCTTGCAGACCGTACCCCATGACACCAAGGCCAATTCCGACTCCTAACCATCCGGAGTCGCTATAGAAATCTCCCAACACTGAGAATTGCGTATTCGCCTTGTCGACCGCATAGTGCTCTGGAAACATACGTGAATACAAGTCCTCGTCGTAAGTTTTCGGCTTACCTTCCCATAGGGCAGATGGCACCCAGTGGACAAGAACTGTATAGAGAGTTTCGCCGTGTCGTTGCTGCCACAGGTACCCCTCCGTCGCAAGGAGTGCAGACATCGAAGGCGCCATCTCAGTCGTCCCGCCCTGAAAAAGCGTCCCCAGGATCGCTTGAGCCGACAATTCTGCCTCCAGTCTTGCCCCCCCACGAAGTTCCGAGCGCTGGACCTCAAGAGTGTAGAACACCCCCACTAAGAGGACGGCACCAGCTGCGACCGCAGTTCCTAGGCGTGGACTCCGCTTCTTCTCGAGAAGGAAGATGGCAGCGAGCGACAACAGAAGATACAACACAAATGCGCGCTGGCCAGTCAGACTGAAGCGCATTGCGAATATCGCACTTGCTACCAAACAGAGGGCAATGTCGCCAGCATTCTTGCTTCTCAACCACGAGAGTAGCGAGATATTGGCAAGCGGCACCAAAACCAAGGGCAAGTAGTAGACGTACGCGGAAGTGCCACCGAGTGATGCCTGAAATCCGAGAACGGAACCTGCTGCCCCGAGCACAAGGAAGACGACCTGACCGAATCGAAGCGGGCGCCGGACTTTTCGCTCTTCGGTCAAAGACACTGTTCGGTCGCGGGCAAGAAGAACGCCACCGAAAAACGACAGTTGCCCCACAAGCGCTAAGAGCTCGACGTTTACAAGTTGAGCGGGAAAGTTATAGGTGTCTCGCAAACTGGTGTCGCCGGTAGACGCCATCAGAAGAGGGCGGATACCGAAGATGATTGCCCAAACTAGCGAAAAGATGACTGAAGGCGACAATAGGTCGATCTTGGCCTCGCGAATAGTCAGTCCAAGCGAGAGTGTGGCCACGCCAATGATGATGGCGGCGATCCAAACATAACCGGGAGCATTGTTCAGCGACGAGGCCCACAAACCGGCCGCCCCCGTGACAATTGTCGTCCAGAAAAGCACCGTCGCCACGGCCGCCTGACCGCCCTTTGGGCCATGAGGCGCCGAAGCCGTGCGCCCAAGTCGCGCCGTCATGGCAAAGTAGATCTCAACGAGTCCGGAGCCATGCCACTGTCTCCGCTACACCGTCGGCGACCGAAATAGGGTCCGGCCCCGGAAGCAACTGATAGAGTTCCTTCTCCTCGTAAACCATATCAGTCAGCATGTTATTGAGACGAAAAGTAGTCAACGGCGGCTCAAGGAATTGGGTTGCCTTCAACAGGTCACCCAGGGTGGCAAGCCCCTGAAGGACGGACCTCGGCACGTCCGGCGCAGGTCGTCGCCCGAGTTGCCGGGCGACCTCATCTGACCAACCATACATGTCCAGAGGTTCCCGGTCCTTCAGCCAGTACACGCCTCGGTCCCACTTGCTTGGCTCCAAGCCGAGCATTCCCGAGATTTGGGCGACTATGTTCCCCACGTATCCGAATGACTTAACTGGATGCAAGCCAGCTGCTTTGAGGAAACGCCCCCGAGCCACGACTTTGAAGAAGTCGCCGTATGGCGTGCCGAACCACGGACCCCAGATCGACGTGGGACGAACTATGCACCACTTGTGACTAGCTCTCTGTCGTACCACCAATTCACCGACAATTTTGGATTCACCATAAACTGTCGAGGGGGCATAATCAAACACCCCTGCCGGCCTGTGATCTATCGCAAACACTAGACGCGAACTTGCATAAATCGTCGGAACGTCGCGCTCATTCGAAACTTCGCAAACATTCTCAACGCCGACGGTATTAGCCGAGTAGTCGGCCAAGGATCTGCCGCCGAGATCTGTGCGTGCCGCTAAGTTGATCACGAAATCGGGGTCGAACTCGGCGTACGCTCTCGTCAAGGACTTGAGATCGCGAATGTCGCCGTAGCGATAAAGATCCCATTGTTGGGGATCCATCGGAGGTTTCACGTCGTACCCCATGACGTCCGACCCTTGCCGAAGGCTCCTCAATAGATTGGTTCCAATGAACCCACTTGCACCTGTCACCAGGATGCGACGAGTCACTGGCGGAAATCCTCTCTGACATGGCGGGTTGCTACTGGCCGAGCTGGGACGCCGCCAACCACTTGGTACTGACCAACTGGAGCGGTGACTACTGCTCCGGGCAAGACCACTGAGCCCTCCTCAATAGTGACGCCTGGGCCCACGAAAGCCCTGGACGCAACCCAGACCCCGGGACCCAAGACAATGGGCCTATTGGCATATCTAAAAGCACGATCTCTAATGTCGTGGCCCGCGGCAGCGAGAAAGACGTCGTGCGCTAACGCGGTATCGTTCTTCAAGTGGACGGTATCCAAGTTCAGGATCATGGTCCCCTCGCCGATCCACACGTCGTCATCACAGATCAGTTTCCACGGGAAATGAATCCTGACGCCCGGCCGGATATAGAATCGTTTGCCGATCTTCGCGCCGAAACGGCGGAGTACGATCTCTTTTGCTCGACTCGGCCAAGGAAAAGTGGTCTCTATGAATAGAAACCGAGCCAACCTCCAAGCCACCTCGACCCAAACCGGTCGACCACGGTCTAGATCCGCTCGAAAGTCAGCCAGTCGTGGGTAAGTGCTGCTCATCCCCAGACTCCTCCGTCCGTGGCCGCCTGGTAGACATTCTCTAGTGTGTCCGCCACCGCCTCAACGGAAAAATATTGCTGAACCGTGTTGATAGCTGCGTCGGAGCAAACAGCCCACACGCGCTCAGTTTCAAGAAGCTTGAGGACGCCTTCCGCCATCGACTCCGGCGTTCCGTCCGTGACGACGACACCGGCACTGCCTTCTAGTTCAGCCGAGATGCCGGTTTGGTCGGTGATTACCGATGGCAGTCCATGGCTCATGGCTTCAAGCAGTGACATCGGGAACGGCTCATTCACACTGGGCAGGACGTAGATCGATGAGTCCGTGTAGACACTTGCGACATTCGGTGGGGAAACTGGCCCCACATAATCGATGAGACCGCTAGGCAGGGACTCGATCATGCGTCGGACCTCCGGCAGATCCCCTTCGTCGGGACCGTAGATCGCGAACTCCGCGTCGAGTCCTCGCTGCGCAAGAATCCTTACCATCTCTACGAAAGCCGGTGCGCGCTTACGAGGCGCTAGACGAGCTAGAAAAATCACTCTTGGACGCTCTCGCCATCGGGCTCGCGTCGCTGGCATTGTAACGCCGTTTCGAATGGACTCGATCAACTGCGGACCCCTCGAAATATTGGCGATCTCCAACTCTTCCCGCTCCGTTAGCGTCAGGTGTATGGCCCTTGCATACGCATATCGGACGAAGATTCTGTCCATCAGCCTGGCGACTCGGCGTTGGTCGCGGACGATCATGCCGTGCGCTTGCAAGACCAGGGGGGTCCGTCCCGGCGTCAGACGAGGTAACGCCACCTGAACCAAGTCTCGGGAGTAGTGGAGGTGCACCACATCATGACTCCGCGCAAGTTTGCGATAGCGCAGCAGCAATCCCGGCGAGATCGTGCCAAAGAAGCTCCTCGTAACTCGGAAAGCGCGATGTCGCTTGATCGAGATGCCCGGCGCCGATATGGGGGCCTCTCCGTCCCAGCCCATGAGCAAGGTGACCTCGTGTCCCCGTTCGGACAACGACGCGCACTGTGAAAGCGCGACGGTCAACGGTCCGCCATAGCTGCCGAGGCTGTCGAGATAGGTCACGACTTGGAGGATTCTCACCTCCCGACCACGCGATCGAAGTCGTGCCACTGACAAACGCAGGTTGCGTCTTCGGGAGACCACATCATGCTATGCGAAGGTCCGCGCTCGAGGGCTCACAGGAGCATGCCCGCGCCAACAGTGACACCGCTAGCCTCGTCAATGAGAATGAAGGAGCCCGTCGCGCGGTTCTTGCTGTACGAATCGCATAGGAGTGGCAATGTGGTCCGAAGCTGGACCCGCCCGATCTCGTTCACCCCGAGTTCCTTGGTCTCCTGATCACGGTGGAGCGTGTTGACGTCCAAGCGATACTGAATGTCCTTGACCAACGCTCGCGCCGTGCGCGTCGTGTGCTTGATGGCCAGTTTCTGGCGCGGCTTGAGAGGGGCGGTCGTCATCCAGCAGACCATGGCGTCGATGTCCTGACTGGGCTGCGGCGCGTTCTTGATGCGCGCAATCATGTCGCCCCGGGAGACGTCGACATCGTCGGCGAGGCTAATCGTCACGCTCATTGGCGGGAACGCTTCCGGCACCTCCTGGTCGAAGAGCTCGATCTTGGAGATCGTGGACGTCATGCCCGACGGAAGGACGACCACCTCGTCGCCGGGCTTCAGCACGCCGCCGGCAACCTGTCCCGCGTACCCACGGTAGTCGTGGAACTCGTCCGACTTCGGACGCACGACGTACTGTACGGGGAACCGCGCGTCGATCAGGTCTCGGTCCGAGGCGACGTGCACGTGCTCGAGGTGGTGCATCAGCGTGGGTCCGGAGTACCACGGCATGTTCTCGCTGCGGTTGACCACGTTGTCGCCCTGGAGTGCTGAGATCGGGATGACCTCGAGGTCGGGGATCGACAGCTTGGTCGCAAACTGAGTGAACTCGTCGTGAATCTTCTCGTAGATCGTCTCGTCGAAATCGACTAGGTCCATCTTGTTGATGGCCAGCACCAGGTGGGGAACGCGCAGCAGCGAGAGGATCACTGCGTGCCGGCGAGACTGCTCGGTCAGGCCCTGACGGGCGTCCACCAGCACCAGTCCGAGGTCAGCGGTCGAGGCGCCTGTCACCATGTTCCGGGTGTACTGCACGTGGCCCGGGGTGTCGGCGATGATGAACTTCCGATTCGGCGTCGCGAAGTAGCGGTAGGCCACGTCGATGGTGATGCCCTGCTCGCGCTCGGAGCGAAGTCCGTCGGTGAGCAGAGCCAGGTCGGTGTAGTCGTAGCCCTTGCCCTTCGAGGTCGCCTCGACGGCCTCGAGCTGGTCCTCGAAGATGGACTTGGAGTCCAGCAGCAGACGACCAATGAGCGTGGACTTGCCGTCGTCGACGGAGCCGGCGGTCGCGAAGCGCAGCAGGTCCATGTTGGTGGTGACGTTCTCGACGGCCTGTTCGCCGGCGGTGGGGGTGTCGGTGGCCATCAGAAGTAGCCCTCCTTCTTGCGGTCTTCCATGGCGGCCTCGGAGAACTTGTCGTCACCGCGTGTGGCGCCACGCTCGGTGACGCGTGCGACGGCGATCTCCTCGATGATCTCCTCCACCGTGCTGGCCGTGGACTCCACGCAGCCGGTGAGGGTGATGTCGCCACAGGTGCGGAAACGGACGGTGCGCTCCTCGGCGACCTCGCCGTCCTTGCACGGGTTGAGCGGCGTCTCGGTCATCAACATGCCGCCGCGCTCGAAGACCCGCCGCTGGTGGGAGAAGTAGATCGAGGGAATCTCGATGCCCTCCCGGGCGATGTAGGACCACACGTCGAGCTCGGTCCAGTTCGAGATCGGGAAGATCCGCATGTGCTCGCCCTCGTGGAGGCGGCCGTTGTAGAGGTTCCAGAGCTCGGGGCGCTGGTTCTTGGGGTCCCACTGGCCGAACTCGTCGCGGTGGGAGTAGACGCGCTCCTTGGCGCGGGCCTTCTCCTCATCACGCCGGCCTCCGCCGAAGGCGGCGGTGAAGCCGTTCTCCTCGATGGCGTTGAGCAGCGTGCCGATCTGCAGACGGTTGCGCGAGGTCTTGCCGTCGTCGACGACCACGCCGTTGGCGATGGCGTCGTCGATGCTGGCGACCACGATGTTGACGCCCAGGCGGTTGACCCAATTGTCACGGGTCTGGAGCACCTCGGGGAAGTCCAAGCCCGTGTCGACCTGCAACATCGGGAAGGGGATCTTCGCCGGGTAGAAGGCCTTCTCGGCCAGTCGGAGCATCACGATGGAGTCCTTGCCGCCGCTAAACATCAGCACCGGCTTCTCGAACTCCGCCGCGACCTCGCGGAAGATGTGGATCGACTCCGCCTCAAGCTGGTCGAGCTGACTCAGCCGGTAGTCGGCGTGGGTGTCGGGCATGCGAAACAGACCTCTCCTCTGGGAAGCAGGCCTCATCGTAGCCATGCGCGGCCCGTGCGCCACTCCGCAGTGCCGCGGCGGGACGGCGGCTGTGTCGGTTCTCATGGCCCGACGATCTTTACCGACGACTATGTCGTCGAGGTTGCGTCGTCGTGACGACTGCCGGTGTTCACGACGAGGTCGCTGCCGCGGCGTACCCAGGAGCCATGAAGATCGCCGTCGCCGGCCTGGGCTACGTGGGCCTTGCCAACGCCGTCATCCTCGCCCAGCATCACCAGGTGTGGGCCGTGGACGTCGACCAGTCACGGGTCGACGCCGTCAACGAGCGGCGCAGCCCCATCGTGGACGACGACCTGAGCGAGTACCTCGCCCACTGGGCGCTCGACCTCCGGGCGACCACGGACACCACGGCCGCGTACGCCGCGGCCTCCTTCGTCGTCGTCGCGACCCCGACGGACTACGACCCTGCGACCCACCACTTCGACACGCGCACCGTCGAGCAGGTGA
This genomic window from Nocardioides marinus contains:
- the cysN gene encoding sulfate adenylyltransferase subunit CysN, translated to MATDTPTAGEQAVENVTTNMDLLRFATAGSVDDGKSTLIGRLLLDSKSIFEDQLEAVEATSKGKGYDYTDLALLTDGLRSEREQGITIDVAYRYFATPNRKFIIADTPGHVQYTRNMVTGASTADLGLVLVDARQGLTEQSRRHAVILSLLRVPHLVLAINKMDLVDFDETIYEKIHDEFTQFATKLSIPDLEVIPISALQGDNVVNRSENMPWYSGPTLMHHLEHVHVASDRDLIDARFPVQYVVRPKSDEFHDYRGYAGQVAGGVLKPGDEVVVLPSGMTSTISKIELFDQEVPEAFPPMSVTISLADDVDVSRGDMIARIKNAPQPSQDIDAMVCWMTTAPLKPRQKLAIKHTTRTARALVKDIQYRLDVNTLHRDQETKELGVNEIGRVQLRTTLPLLCDSYSKNRATGSFILIDEASGVTVGAGMLL
- the cysD gene encoding sulfate adenylyltransferase subunit CysD, producing the protein MPDTHADYRLSQLDQLEAESIHIFREVAAEFEKPVLMFSGGKDSIVMLRLAEKAFYPAKIPFPMLQVDTGLDFPEVLQTRDNWVNRLGVNIVVASIDDAIANGVVVDDGKTSRNRLQIGTLLNAIEENGFTAAFGGGRRDEEKARAKERVYSHRDEFGQWDPKNQRPELWNLYNGRLHEGEHMRIFPISNWTELDVWSYIAREGIEIPSIYFSHQRRVFERGGMLMTETPLNPCKDGEVAEERTVRFRTCGDITLTGCVESTASTVEEIIEEIAVARVTERGATRGDDKFSEAAMEDRKKEGYF